The Manis javanica isolate MJ-LG chromosome 4, MJ_LKY, whole genome shotgun sequence genome contains a region encoding:
- the AATK gene encoding serine/threonine-protein kinase LMTK1 isoform X6 has translation MARLGQGPGATCRQMAVEFENAEGEESSADFSAHSSPAAVAPNGPDVYVLPLTEVSLPVAKQPGRSVQLLKSADLGRHSLLYLEEIGHGWFGKVLLGEVTSGMGSTQVVVKELKASASVQDQMHFLEEAQPYRALQHSNLLQCLAQCTEVTPYLLVMEFCPMGDLKGYLRSCRVVESMVPDPLTLQRMACEVACGVLHLHRNNYVHSDLALRNCLLTADLTVKVGDYGLSHGKYREDYFVTADQLWVPLRWIAPELVDEVHSNLLVVDQTKASNVWSLGVTIWELFELGAQPYPHHSDRQVLAYTVREQQLKLPKPQLQLTLSDRWYEVMQFCWLQPEQRPTAEEVHLLLSYLCAKGTTEAEEEFERRWRSLRPGRGGAGPRPGAGGLALGGAGELAAVSSFPLLEQFAGDGFHADGDDVLTVTETSHGLNFEYKWEAGCGAEAFLPPGGALSPGHEVRRPELCGPDSAPPGVVPVLSAHSPSVGSEYFIRLEEPTPTAGHDPDCAGCTPSPHALAPCLNNGSDHDDDSDGSLAPSLAMEPLLGHTSHAEGPGPWGHCDYYPSRSHAQDLLGLPSSPSLGALLVEPATEDTDWDGATFCSPFLEDQLGMSSGSCGAPLCLGREAHGEAEVRKATQHRHWSSDMSANDGGDGARGPQDAGCCPGLECTLRAAPEASHPLAPEDPREPLLGAKGASSGQEPGRCPGLPQLCPAESLPSATCLVVLPRTEAAVSGGDSPQAEPRLAEEAEGSAGLQLPLPSIPSPSQEGAPLPAEEASAPSVLPATPTGSRSTATKPTQALETPASKDGDTAEAPCSGFTDLATSGWESKVPDVTPALPSQQKQVGTPSSLDSLDVPHSAGDGCEVFNLLAAGPPSGQPRALDSGYDTENYESPEFVLKDAHEPSDPGAPEEESLGPETRLCTSPGGLCEKNPYRDSAYFSDLDMEPEPTACPEEKQGVVPGPGPEQDPVCSQSCGLQATRSFPEPGAVEAPLPHPLLGDYCPEPRACPPWSQGPAQVSPMPSPGRSKMFLLTPVPRSSESCLLELQEAPELLPGSALQERTGGTGAPRAPLLPAPPGLPTALEGRLEEEDGSEDSDESDEELRCYSVQEPGEDSEEEAPPVPVVVAESQSARHLRSLLKMPSPLSDAFCEDLERKKKAVSFFDDVTVYLFDQESPAREPGEPFLSVKDSPPLFLASSPGSPSAPGRPRPADRPRDGSAAGEGGFGWDDSFAPTPASEPGPPAPAASPEPAARGSSRFTVSPAPGSRFSITHVSDSEARHVGGAGGSCKEA, from the exons ATGGCCCGCCTGGGTCAAGGTCCAGGGGCCACCTGCAGACAGATGGCCGTG GAGTTTGAGAATGCCGAGGGGGAAGAGTCCTCGGCCGACTTCTCGGCGCACAGCTCCCCGGCAGCAGTGGCTCCGAACGGGCCCGACGTGTATGTCCTGCCACTCACGGAAGTCTCCCTGCCCGTGGCCAAGCAGCCGGGGCGCTCAG TGCAGCTGCTCAAGTCCGCAGACCTGGGCCGGCACAGCCTCCTGTACCTGGAGGAGATCGGCCACGGCTGGTTTGGAAAG GTGCTCCTCGGGGAGGTGACCTCGGGCATGGGCAGCACCCAGGTGGTGGTGAAGGAGCTGAAGGCAAGCGCCAGCGTGCAGGACCAGATGCATTTCCTGGAGGAGGCGCAGCCGTACAG GGCCCTACAGCACAGCAACCTGCTCCAGTGCCTGGCCCAGTGCACCGAGGTGACCCCCTACCTGCTGGTGATGGAGTTCTGCCCCATG GGGGACCTCAAGGGCTACCTGCGGAGCTGCCGGGTGGTGGAGTCCATGGTACCTGACCCCCTGACCCTGCAGCGCATGGCCTGCGAGGTGGCCTGTGGCGTCCTGCACCTGCATCGCAACAACTATGTGCACAG TGACCTGGCCCTGAGGAACTGCCTGCTCACGGCTGACCTGACAGTGAAGGTTGGCGACTATGGGCTTTCTCACGGAAAATACAGA GAGGACTACTTTGTGACGGCTGACCAGCTGTGGGTGCCTCTGCGCTGGATCGCGCCTGAGCTGGTGGATGAGGTGCACTCTAACCTGCTGGTGGTGGATCAGACCAAGGCCAGCAACGTGTG GTCCCTGGGTGTGACCATCTGGGAGCTCTTTGAGCTGGGCGCACAGCCCTACCCTCACCACTCCGACCGGCAGGTGCTGGCCTACACGGTCCGGGAGCAGCAGCTCAAGCTGCCCAAGCCTCAGCTGCAGCTGACCCTGTCTGACCGCTG GTACGAGGTTATGCAGTTCTGCTGGCTGCAGCCGGAGCAGCGGCCCACAGCCGAGGAGGTGCACCTGCTGCTGTCTTACTTGTGCGCCAAAGGCACCACCGAGGCGGAGGAGGAGTTTGAGCGGCGTTGGCGCTCTCTGCGGCCGGGCAGGGGCGGTGCGGGTCCCCGGCCAGGAGCAGGAGGCCTGGCACTGGGGGGCGCCGGTGAGCTCGCCGCCGTGTCTTCCTTCCCGCTGCTGGAGCAGTTCGCGGGTGACGGCTTCCACGCAGACGGCGACGACGTGCTGACCGTGACCGAGACCAGCCACGGCCTGAATTTCGAGTACAAGTGGGAGGCGGGCTGCGGCGCCGAAGCGTTCCTGCCGCCGGGGGGCGCGCTGAGCCCGGGCCACGAGGTGCGCCGGCCGGAGCTCTGCGGCCCCGACAGCGCGCCCCCTGGCGTGGTGCCCGTGCTGAGCGCGCACAGCCCCTCGGTGGGCAGCGAGTACTTCATCCGCCTAGAGGAGCCCACCCCCACCGCTGGCCACGACCCCGACTGTGCTGgctgcacccccagcccccatGCCCTGGCCCCGTGCCTCAACAATGGCAGTGACCACGATGACGACTCTGATGGCAGCCTGGCCCCCTCGCTGGCCATGGAGCCCCTGCTGGGCCACACGTCACATGCTGAAGGTCCCGGTCCCTGGGGTCACTGCGACTACTACCCGTCCAGAAGCCACGCTCAGGACCTGCTGGGCCTGCCAAGCTCACCCTCGCTGGGAGCCCTGCTGGTGGAGCCTGCAACAGAGGACACTGACTGGGATGGGGCCACCTTCTGCTCACCTTTCCTGGAGGACCAGTTGGGCATGTCCTCCGGGAGCTGTGGGGCCCCCCTGTGTCTGGGCAGGGAGGCACATGGGGAGGCTGAGGTGCGCAAGGCCACCCAGCACAGGCACTGGAGCTCCGACATGTCTGCCAATGACGGTGGTGATGGGGCACGGGGGCCCCAGGACGCGGGCTGCTGTCCTGGCCTAGAGTGCACCCTGCGGGCAGCCCCCGAGGCGAGCCACCCCCTGGCCCCAGAGGATCCCAGAGAGCCTCTCCTTGGAGCAAAGGGAGCCTCCTCTGGCCAAGAGCCAGGCCGCTGCCCTGGCCTCCCCCAGCTGTGTCCTGCTGAGAGCCTGCCATCCGCCACCTGCCTGGTCGTATTGCCCCGGACAGAGGCAGCTGTAAGTGGGGGTGACAGcccccaggcagagcccaggcttgCTGAAGAGGCCGAGGGCTCTGCTGGACTCCAGCTGCCCCTTCCCTCCATCCCATCTCCATCCCAGGAGGGAGCCCCTCTTCCCGCTGAAGAGGCCAGTGCCCCCTCTGTCCTGCCAGCCACGCCCACTGGCAGCAGGTCGACTGCCACCAAGCCAACCCAGGCCCTGGAGACACCAGCAAGCAAGGATGGGGACACGGCGGAGGCCCCTTGCAGTGGCTTCACGGACTTGGCTACCAGTGGTTGGGAGTCCAAGGTGCCTGATGTGACGCCAGCCCTCCCATCCCAGCAGAAGCAGGTGGGCACCCCCAGTTCCCTGGACTCGCTGGACGTCCCGCACTCAGCCGGCGATGGCTGTGAGGTTTTCAACCTGTTGGCTGCCGGCCCTCCCAGTGGGCAGCCCCGAGCCCTGGACAGCGGCTATGACACAGAGAACTATGAGTCTCCTGAGTTTGTGCTCAAGGACGCACACGAGCCGAGTGACCCCGGGGCCCCAGAGGAGGAGAGCCTGGGGCCCGAGACTCGGCTCTGCACCTCCCCGGGCGGCCTCTGTGAGAAAAACCCCTACCGCGACTCGGCCTACTTCTCGGACCTGGATATGGAGCCCGAGCCCACCGCGTGCCCCGAGGAGAAGCAGGGAGTGGTCCCGGGCCCTGGGCCAGAGCAGGACCCAGTGTGCTCTCAGAGCTGCGGGCTGCAGGCCACACGGTCCTTCCCTGAGCCTGGGGCTGTGGAGGCGCCACTGCCACACCCGCTGCTGGGGGACTACTGCCCAGAGCCGCGTGCCTGCCCTCCCTGGTCCCAAGGCCCAGCCCAGGTGTCACCCATGCCCAGCCCTGGGCGCTCCAAGATGTTCCTGCTGACCCCAGTCCCACGGAGCTCAGAGAGCTGCCTCTTGGAGCTCCAGGAGGCCCCGGAACTGCTGCCTGGGTCGGCCCTGCAGGAACGGACGGGGGGCACAGGCGCCCCCAGAGCCCCACTCCTCCCAGCCCCGCcggggctccccactgccctggaGGGCCGGCTGGAAGAGGAGGACGGCAGCGAGGACAGCGATGAGTCGGACGAGGAGCTCCGCTGCTACAGCGTCCAGGAGCCGGGCGAGGACAGTGAGGAGGAGGCGCCGCCCGTGCCCGTGGTGGTGGCCGAGAGCCAGAGCGCGCGCCACCTGCGCAGCCTGCTCAAGATGCCCAGCCCGCTGTCCGATGCCTTCTGCGAGGACTTGGAGCGCAAGAAGAAAGCCGTGTCTTTCTTCGACGACGTCACCGTCTACCTCTTTGACCAG GAAAGCCCCGCCCGGGAGCCCGGGGAGCCCTTCCTCAGCGTCAAGGACTCGCCCCCACTGTTCCTGGCCAGCAGCCCGGGCTCCCCCAGCGCCCCCGGCCGCCCAAGACCGGCTGACCGCCCCCGCGACGGCTCCGCGGCGGGAGAGG GAGGTTTCGGGTGGGATGACAGCTTCGCGCCAACGCCCGCCTCGGAGCCCGGCCCTCCGGCGCCTGCCGCGTCCCCCGAGCCGGCCGCGCGGGGCTCCTCGCGCTTCACAGTGTCACCCGCTCCAGGCTCCCGCTTCTCCATCACGCACGTCTCCGACTCGGAAGCCAGGCACGTGGGAG GTGCAGGGGGCAGCTGTAAAGAGGCGTGA
- the AATK gene encoding serine/threonine-protein kinase LMTK1 isoform X2 encodes MAPSIMAPVFSVRTPNCSGRPQMGRWGAQEELQDSGTMGPPPEVLLIIRVEVLWSLVPESSPWPWLSWQQARPVPSALQAAGVGAEFGESLGAQAGCEWVQQPWPLLWAPLTPPPRRLAQPSLQENGPSVLRAGLCQAAPNKGALVCSVLECQPAAGVRDGPPQCPPPGGLGSSHTAYQAVPTQAQLQALLSPALLVPVARGTAFPDPPRKMPWAAGALLLMAAPSAAAQVRRPGPAQPPVPGGDRPRLVWKGAPRGGDLGHGQHPGGGEGAEGKRQRAGPDAFPGGGAAVQVVASGRRALQHSNLLQCLAQCTEVTPYLLVMEFCPMGDLKGYLRSCRVVESMVPDPLTLQRMACEVACGVLHLHRNNYVHSDLALRNCLLTADLTVKVGDYGLSHGKYREDYFVTADQLWVPLRWIAPELVDEVHSNLLVVDQTKASNVWSLGVTIWELFELGAQPYPHHSDRQVLAYTVREQQLKLPKPQLQLTLSDRWYEVMQFCWLQPEQRPTAEEVHLLLSYLCAKGTTEAEEEFERRWRSLRPGRGGAGPRPGAGGLALGGAGELAAVSSFPLLEQFAGDGFHADGDDVLTVTETSHGLNFEYKWEAGCGAEAFLPPGGALSPGHEVRRPELCGPDSAPPGVVPVLSAHSPSVGSEYFIRLEEPTPTAGHDPDCAGCTPSPHALAPCLNNGSDHDDDSDGSLAPSLAMEPLLGHTSHAEGPGPWGHCDYYPSRSHAQDLLGLPSSPSLGALLVEPATEDTDWDGATFCSPFLEDQLGMSSGSCGAPLCLGREAHGEAEVRKATQHRHWSSDMSANDGGDGARGPQDAGCCPGLECTLRAAPEASHPLAPEDPREPLLGAKGASSGQEPGRCPGLPQLCPAESLPSATCLVVLPRTEAAVSGGDSPQAEPRLAEEAEGSAGLQLPLPSIPSPSQEGAPLPAEEASAPSVLPATPTGSRSTATKPTQALETPASKDGDTAEAPCSGFTDLATSGWESKVPDVTPALPSQQKQVGTPSSLDSLDVPHSAGDGCEVFNLLAAGPPSGQPRALDSGYDTENYESPEFVLKDAHEPSDPGAPEEESLGPETRLCTSPGGLCEKNPYRDSAYFSDLDMEPEPTACPEEKQGVVPGPGPEQDPVCSQSCGLQATRSFPEPGAVEAPLPHPLLGDYCPEPRACPPWSQGPAQVSPMPSPGRSKMFLLTPVPRSSESCLLELQEAPELLPGSALQERTGGTGAPRAPLLPAPPGLPTALEGRLEEEDGSEDSDESDEELRCYSVQEPGEDSEEEAPPVPVVVAESQSARHLRSLLKMPSPLSDAFCEDLERKKKAVSFFDDVTVYLFDQESPAREPGEPFLSVKDSPPLFLASSPGSPSAPGRPRPADRPRDGSAAGEGGFGWDDSFAPTPASEPGPPAPAASPEPAARGSSRFTVSPAPGSRFSITHVSDSEARHVGGAGGSCKEA; translated from the exons ATGGCGCCCTCCATCATGGCCCCGGTGTTCTCTGTCAGGACCCCCAACTGCTCAGGCAGACCCCAGATGGGCCGGTGGGGGGCCCAGGAAGAACTCCAGGACTCAGGGACAATGGGACCCCCACCCGAAGTCCTGCTCATCATCAGGGTCGAAGTTCTCTGGTCTCTGGTCCCTGAGAGCAGCCCCTGGCCCTGGCTCTCCTGGCAGCAAGCTCGGCCTGTCCCCTCGGCCCTCCAGGCAGCTGGCGTGGGAGCAGAATTCGGGGAATCCCTCGGGGCGCAGGCAGGGTGCGAGTGGGTTCAGCAGCCCTGGCCCTTGCTCTGGGCCCCCCTGACCCCTCCTCCCCGCCGActtgcccagcccagcctgcaggAGAACGGGCCCAGTGTGCTCCGTGCGGGGCTGTGCCAAGCAGCCCCCAACAAAGGCGCTTTGGTGTGCTCGGTTCTGGAATGCCAGCCTGCGGCAGGGGTGAGGGACGGGCCACCCCAGTGCCCTCCTCCTGGTGGCCTtggctccagccacactgcctaCCAGGCAGTGCCCACACAGGCCCAGCTCCAGGCCCTGCTGTCTCCAGCCCTACTTGTTCCTGTAGCTAGGGGCACAGCCTTCCCAGACCCACCCAGAAAGATGCCCTGGGCAGCAGGTGCCCTACTCCTGATGGCAGCCCCCAG TGCAGCTGCTCAAGTCCGCAGACCTGGGCCGGCACAGCCTCCTGTACCTGGAGGAGATCGGCCACGGCTGGTTTGGAAAG GTGCTCCTCGGGGAGGTGACCTCGGGCATGGGCAGCACCCAGGTGGTGGTGAAGGAGCTGAAGGCAAGCGCCAGCGTGCAGGACCAGATGCATTTCCTGGAGGAGGCGCAGCCGTACAGGTGGTGGCATCTGGGCGCAG GGCCCTACAGCACAGCAACCTGCTCCAGTGCCTGGCCCAGTGCACCGAGGTGACCCCCTACCTGCTGGTGATGGAGTTCTGCCCCATG GGGGACCTCAAGGGCTACCTGCGGAGCTGCCGGGTGGTGGAGTCCATGGTACCTGACCCCCTGACCCTGCAGCGCATGGCCTGCGAGGTGGCCTGTGGCGTCCTGCACCTGCATCGCAACAACTATGTGCACAG TGACCTGGCCCTGAGGAACTGCCTGCTCACGGCTGACCTGACAGTGAAGGTTGGCGACTATGGGCTTTCTCACGGAAAATACAGA GAGGACTACTTTGTGACGGCTGACCAGCTGTGGGTGCCTCTGCGCTGGATCGCGCCTGAGCTGGTGGATGAGGTGCACTCTAACCTGCTGGTGGTGGATCAGACCAAGGCCAGCAACGTGTG GTCCCTGGGTGTGACCATCTGGGAGCTCTTTGAGCTGGGCGCACAGCCCTACCCTCACCACTCCGACCGGCAGGTGCTGGCCTACACGGTCCGGGAGCAGCAGCTCAAGCTGCCCAAGCCTCAGCTGCAGCTGACCCTGTCTGACCGCTG GTACGAGGTTATGCAGTTCTGCTGGCTGCAGCCGGAGCAGCGGCCCACAGCCGAGGAGGTGCACCTGCTGCTGTCTTACTTGTGCGCCAAAGGCACCACCGAGGCGGAGGAGGAGTTTGAGCGGCGTTGGCGCTCTCTGCGGCCGGGCAGGGGCGGTGCGGGTCCCCGGCCAGGAGCAGGAGGCCTGGCACTGGGGGGCGCCGGTGAGCTCGCCGCCGTGTCTTCCTTCCCGCTGCTGGAGCAGTTCGCGGGTGACGGCTTCCACGCAGACGGCGACGACGTGCTGACCGTGACCGAGACCAGCCACGGCCTGAATTTCGAGTACAAGTGGGAGGCGGGCTGCGGCGCCGAAGCGTTCCTGCCGCCGGGGGGCGCGCTGAGCCCGGGCCACGAGGTGCGCCGGCCGGAGCTCTGCGGCCCCGACAGCGCGCCCCCTGGCGTGGTGCCCGTGCTGAGCGCGCACAGCCCCTCGGTGGGCAGCGAGTACTTCATCCGCCTAGAGGAGCCCACCCCCACCGCTGGCCACGACCCCGACTGTGCTGgctgcacccccagcccccatGCCCTGGCCCCGTGCCTCAACAATGGCAGTGACCACGATGACGACTCTGATGGCAGCCTGGCCCCCTCGCTGGCCATGGAGCCCCTGCTGGGCCACACGTCACATGCTGAAGGTCCCGGTCCCTGGGGTCACTGCGACTACTACCCGTCCAGAAGCCACGCTCAGGACCTGCTGGGCCTGCCAAGCTCACCCTCGCTGGGAGCCCTGCTGGTGGAGCCTGCAACAGAGGACACTGACTGGGATGGGGCCACCTTCTGCTCACCTTTCCTGGAGGACCAGTTGGGCATGTCCTCCGGGAGCTGTGGGGCCCCCCTGTGTCTGGGCAGGGAGGCACATGGGGAGGCTGAGGTGCGCAAGGCCACCCAGCACAGGCACTGGAGCTCCGACATGTCTGCCAATGACGGTGGTGATGGGGCACGGGGGCCCCAGGACGCGGGCTGCTGTCCTGGCCTAGAGTGCACCCTGCGGGCAGCCCCCGAGGCGAGCCACCCCCTGGCCCCAGAGGATCCCAGAGAGCCTCTCCTTGGAGCAAAGGGAGCCTCCTCTGGCCAAGAGCCAGGCCGCTGCCCTGGCCTCCCCCAGCTGTGTCCTGCTGAGAGCCTGCCATCCGCCACCTGCCTGGTCGTATTGCCCCGGACAGAGGCAGCTGTAAGTGGGGGTGACAGcccccaggcagagcccaggcttgCTGAAGAGGCCGAGGGCTCTGCTGGACTCCAGCTGCCCCTTCCCTCCATCCCATCTCCATCCCAGGAGGGAGCCCCTCTTCCCGCTGAAGAGGCCAGTGCCCCCTCTGTCCTGCCAGCCACGCCCACTGGCAGCAGGTCGACTGCCACCAAGCCAACCCAGGCCCTGGAGACACCAGCAAGCAAGGATGGGGACACGGCGGAGGCCCCTTGCAGTGGCTTCACGGACTTGGCTACCAGTGGTTGGGAGTCCAAGGTGCCTGATGTGACGCCAGCCCTCCCATCCCAGCAGAAGCAGGTGGGCACCCCCAGTTCCCTGGACTCGCTGGACGTCCCGCACTCAGCCGGCGATGGCTGTGAGGTTTTCAACCTGTTGGCTGCCGGCCCTCCCAGTGGGCAGCCCCGAGCCCTGGACAGCGGCTATGACACAGAGAACTATGAGTCTCCTGAGTTTGTGCTCAAGGACGCACACGAGCCGAGTGACCCCGGGGCCCCAGAGGAGGAGAGCCTGGGGCCCGAGACTCGGCTCTGCACCTCCCCGGGCGGCCTCTGTGAGAAAAACCCCTACCGCGACTCGGCCTACTTCTCGGACCTGGATATGGAGCCCGAGCCCACCGCGTGCCCCGAGGAGAAGCAGGGAGTGGTCCCGGGCCCTGGGCCAGAGCAGGACCCAGTGTGCTCTCAGAGCTGCGGGCTGCAGGCCACACGGTCCTTCCCTGAGCCTGGGGCTGTGGAGGCGCCACTGCCACACCCGCTGCTGGGGGACTACTGCCCAGAGCCGCGTGCCTGCCCTCCCTGGTCCCAAGGCCCAGCCCAGGTGTCACCCATGCCCAGCCCTGGGCGCTCCAAGATGTTCCTGCTGACCCCAGTCCCACGGAGCTCAGAGAGCTGCCTCTTGGAGCTCCAGGAGGCCCCGGAACTGCTGCCTGGGTCGGCCCTGCAGGAACGGACGGGGGGCACAGGCGCCCCCAGAGCCCCACTCCTCCCAGCCCCGCcggggctccccactgccctggaGGGCCGGCTGGAAGAGGAGGACGGCAGCGAGGACAGCGATGAGTCGGACGAGGAGCTCCGCTGCTACAGCGTCCAGGAGCCGGGCGAGGACAGTGAGGAGGAGGCGCCGCCCGTGCCCGTGGTGGTGGCCGAGAGCCAGAGCGCGCGCCACCTGCGCAGCCTGCTCAAGATGCCCAGCCCGCTGTCCGATGCCTTCTGCGAGGACTTGGAGCGCAAGAAGAAAGCCGTGTCTTTCTTCGACGACGTCACCGTCTACCTCTTTGACCAG GAAAGCCCCGCCCGGGAGCCCGGGGAGCCCTTCCTCAGCGTCAAGGACTCGCCCCCACTGTTCCTGGCCAGCAGCCCGGGCTCCCCCAGCGCCCCCGGCCGCCCAAGACCGGCTGACCGCCCCCGCGACGGCTCCGCGGCGGGAGAGG GAGGTTTCGGGTGGGATGACAGCTTCGCGCCAACGCCCGCCTCGGAGCCCGGCCCTCCGGCGCCTGCCGCGTCCCCCGAGCCGGCCGCGCGGGGCTCCTCGCGCTTCACAGTGTCACCCGCTCCAGGCTCCCGCTTCTCCATCACGCACGTCTCCGACTCGGAAGCCAGGCACGTGGGAG GTGCAGGGGGCAGCTGTAAAGAGGCGTGA